The DNA region CCAACGACGCCGCCGTGCGGAACGGAATCAGGAGGCTCGCCCTGCCTCCTGTGCCGTCTCCCAGCCCGGCCGCTGAGGTGCCCAGCCCGGATTTCCGCGGGGTCAGCCCCTGGCGGTCCTACGCCACCATGCACCTTTGGCGCGCAGCTGCCGCGCAGAGTGCCCCACGTTCTGAGAAATCAGTTCCAGAGAAAGCGATGCGATGAAAGCCCTGCTGTTAGTGATGTCCACCCCGGACGGCCCGTTCACCATTCTTGCCCAGGATGGTGAAGTCCTGGCATCCGGCTGGACCGCCGAGCCTGGCGAATTGACCGGTCAGATTCACCCAGGACTGCGTCCGGGCGAAGTTGAAGTGGTGACGGACCTTGGTCCCATTTCCCGGGCAGTGGAAGCGTTCTACTCAGGGGACCCCGTGCCCGCCATGAGTGTCCCTGTGAGGCAAAAGTCCGGGCCCTTCCGTGCCCATGCCTGGGACGTTCTGCGGACCGTCCAGCCCGGGTTTCCGGTGACCTACACCGAATACGCCGGGCTGTCCGGCAATCCGAAGGCGGTGCGCGCAGCCGCAAGCGCCTGCGCCTTCAATGCCGCGGCCCTGTTTGTCCCGTGCCATCGTGTCATCCGGACGGATGGCACCTTGGGTGGCTTCCGGTGGGGCCTGGCCATCAAGGAGAGCCTGCTGGCCCGCGAGGCCGCCTGAGCCCCAACCATGCGGGCGTTATTGCGCCGTTGCTATTTCGCAGTCGCTAACTCACGGTCGGCACGCCGGAGGGCCACGGCAGCAGTTCCGGGAGGTCCACGCCGTCAGCCGCGGCCGAGGCCCGCAGGCTGCCGAGGGACGGTTCGCGGCCGGCAAGCCAGGCCGCAATGTCGGTGATCATGCCGCTGACCACCGTGGAGCGGCCGCCGCTGCCGATGCTCACCGGCGGGAGTCCGAGCGGCTGCAGGACGAGCCTGTCAGCGGGGGGAACCCTGGGGGACAAGAAGTCGAACAGGTGCTCACAGAACTGCCGGCTCCAGGTCTCGGGTCCCAGGCCAGTGCCCAGGTCCGAGGCATGGATCACGAGTTCCCGCCACAGTGCCAGGCCGCCGTCGAAGACCACTCCCCCACGGTAAGAGATGGGCGCCTGCCAGCCGGGGCCGACTGAACCGGGATATTCCAATGTGTCAAAGGCGGCCAGAGCCCGGTCAAGGGCTGCCTGCAGGTCCGCCTGATGCGTCGCGGCGTCGTGGCCCGCTGCCATGCCGATCGCCTTGTTGCGTCCCTCCTGGCCACCGTCGTACAGGTCGACGGTCTCGCCGCGGGCGGCATATTCCAGCTGCCTGGCCATGGCGTTCGAGATCCCTGTCAGGTGCGCCAGGACGTGGCCCCGGGTCCAGCCGGGCAGGGCTGACGGAGCCAGTACATCCTCATCGGCGAGTTTCGCGGCGGTGGAGGTCACGGCGGCCGCGGCCTTGTGCAGTTCGGCGAGCAGGGCGTCCGGTGCGGGAGCTGTCATGGCGC from Arthrobacter pascens includes:
- a CDS encoding methylated-DNA--[protein]-cysteine S-methyltransferase, coding for MKALLLVMSTPDGPFTILAQDGEVLASGWTAEPGELTGQIHPGLRPGEVEVVTDLGPISRAVEAFYSGDPVPAMSVPVRQKSGPFRAHAWDVLRTVQPGFPVTYTEYAGLSGNPKAVRAAASACAFNAAALFVPCHRVIRTDGTLGGFRWGLAIKESLLAREAA
- a CDS encoding maleylpyruvate isomerase family mycothiol-dependent enzyme, with translation MTAPAPDALLAELHKAAAAVTSTAAKLADEDVLAPSALPGWTRGHVLAHLTGISNAMARQLEYAARGETVDLYDGGQEGRNKAIGMAAGHDAATHQADLQAALDRALAAFDTLEYPGSVGPGWQAPISYRGGVVFDGGLALWRELVIHASDLGTGLGPETWSRQFCEHLFDFLSPRVPPADRLVLQPLGLPPVSIGSGGRSTVVSGMITDIAAWLAGREPSLGSLRASAAADGVDLPELLPWPSGVPTVS